A region from the Vicia villosa cultivar HV-30 ecotype Madison, WI linkage group LG3, Vvil1.0, whole genome shotgun sequence genome encodes:
- the LOC131656505 gene encoding pathogenesis-related leaf protein 6-like, with amino-acid sequence MGSFSLLFIFVLILIMGDSHITKAQDSPANYLNTHNMARAELGINMTNLVWDNKIAAFAQNYANKCKDCKVIPSHKEAYGYGENIAVIAGNLSGVDAVKLWVAEQPLYNWYVGMCEGGVECHHYTQVVWGSSRSVGCGKVKCDDGRLFVSCNYYPAGNIPGEYPF; translated from the coding sequence ATGGGCTCGTTTTCTTTATTGTTTATATTTGTTTTAATACTCATTATGGGTGATAGTCATATCACAAAGGCTCAAGACTCGCCAGCAAATTACTTGAACACCCACAATATGGCGAGAGCAGAACTAGGAATTAATATGACAAATCTTGTTTGGGATAACAAAATTGCTGCTTTTGCCCAAAATTATGCTAATAAATGTAAGGATTGTAAGGTAATCCCCTCACACAAAGAAGCTTACGGGTATGGCGAGAATATTGCAGTGATTGCTGGCAACCTAAGCGGTGTAGATGCAGTGAAGTTGTGGGTGGCTGAACAACCCTTATATAATTGGTATGTAGGGATGTGTGAGGGTGGTGTTGAATGTCATCATTATACCCAAGTGGTATGGGGAAGTTCACGAAGTGTTGGATGTGGAAAAGTGAAATGCGATGATGGAAGATTATTCGTTTCTTGCAATTATTATCCTGCTGGCAACATTCCTGGAGAATATCCATTCTAA
- the LOC131656506 gene encoding pathogenesis-related leaf protein 6-like, producing the protein MGSFSLLCIFVLILIMGDSHITKAQDSPANYLNTHNMARAELGINMTNLVWDNKIAAFAQNYANKCKDCKVIPSHKEAYGYGENIAVIAGNLSGVDAVKLWVAEQPLYNWYVGMCEGGAECHHYTQVVWGSSRSVGCGKVKCDDGRLFVSCNYYPAGNIPGEYPF; encoded by the coding sequence ATGGGCTCCTTTTCTTTATTGTGTATATTTGTTTTAATACTCATTATGGGTGATAGTCATATAACAAAGGCTCAAGACTCGCCAGCAAATTACTTGAACACCCACAATATGGCGAGAGCAGAACTAGGAATTAATATGACAAATCTTGTTTGGGATAACAAAATTGCTGCTTTTGCCCAAAATTATGCTAATAAATGTAAGGATTGTAAGGTAATCCCCTCACACAAAGAAGCTTACGGGTATGGCGAGAATATTGCAGTGATTGCTGGCAACCTAAGCGGTGTAGATGCAGTGAAGTTGTGGGTGGCTGAACAACCCTTATATAATTGGTATGTAGGGATGTGTGAGGGTGGTGCTGAATGTCATCATTATACCCAAGTGGTATGGGGAAGTTCACGAAGTGTTGGATGTGGAAAAGTGAAATGCGATGATGGAAGATTATTCGTTTCTTGCAATTATTATCCTGCTGGCAACATTCCTGGAGAATATCCATTCTAA
- the LOC131656507 gene encoding pathogenesis-related leaf protein 6-like — protein sequence MGSFSLLCIFVLILIMGDSHITKAQDSPANYLNTHNMARAELGINMTNLVWDNKIAAFAQNYANKCKDCKVIPSHKEAYGYGENIAVIAGNLSGVDAVKLWVAEQPLYNWYVGMCEGGAECHHYTQVVWGSSRSVGCGKVKCDDGRLFVSCNYYPAGNIPGEYPF from the coding sequence ATGGGCTCCTTTTCTTTATTGTGTATATTTGTTTTAATACTCATTATGGGTGATAGTCATATCACAAAGGCTCAAGACTCGCCAGCAAATTACTTGAACACCCACAATATGGCGAGAGCAGAACTAGGAATTAATATGACAAATCTTGTTTGGGATAACAAAATTGCTGCTTTTGCCCAAAATTATGCTAATAAATGTAAGGATTGTAAGGTAATCCCCTCACACAAAGAAGCTTACGGGTATGGCGAGAATATTGCAGTGATTGCTGGCAACCTAAGCGGTGTAGATGCAGTGAAGTTGTGGGTGGCTGAACAACCCTTATATAATTGGTATGTAGGGATGTGTGAGGGTGGTGCTGAATGTCATCATTATACCCAAGTGGTATGGGGAAGTTCACGAAGTGTTGGATGTGGAAAAGTGAAATGCGATGATGGAAGATTATTCGTTTCTTGCAATTATTATCCTGCTGGCAACATTCCTGGAGAATATCCATTCTAA